The DNA region CCGTTAATAACTTGCATTACTATTAACGATATTATATATATTCGTTAATAAAAGAACATCTTATTATCGAATCGCTAATATGGCTAACCAATCGAAAATTCATGGGACAAATGTTAAGTGTCCGGAAGGCTATCAGGCTTATGTCCCTGATCCGCTTCCTCCACCGATAGAATGGAATGACCGGCTGGCGAGACATCTTTCAGATGCTGATCGTCTCATCGGTCAGTTGGCCTCAATCGGGGCCGCCTTACCCAACCCTCATCTGTTGATTCGTCCCTTTGTCCGACGCGAAGCCGTCTTGTCGAGCCGTATTGAGGGGACCCAAACTTCACTGGCGGAATTATTCGCGGATGAGGCCGGTGTGGAAACAGAGCGAGATCGGTCGGATCTCAGGGAAGTCGAAAACTATGTCAAAGCCTTGGAATATGGAATCAAGCGGCTCAAAACCCTCCCTATTTCATTGCGTCTGATTTGCGAGGTTCATGAATATCTCATGAAGGGCGTTCGGGGCAATATGGCTACCCCCGGAGAATTCCGGAGATCTCAAAACTGGATCGGTATTGCCGGTTGCACTTTACAAAACGCGACTTATGTTCCGCCGCCTCCACACCTGCTCATTGATTGTTTGGGAGCTTTGGAAAAATTCTTTCACGAATCCGCACTCCCGCCACTCGTGACGATCGCTCTGATCCATTTGCAATTCGAGACGATTCACCCGTTTCTCGATGGAAACGGTCGCGTGGGACGCCTTCTGATTATCCTGTATCTTGTGGAGCACGGTATTTTACCATCGCCAATTTTGTATCTCAGCGCCTTTTTTGAAGCCAAGCGAGATGAGTATTATGCTCATCTTCGCGCCGTAAATGAAAACGGAGACTGGGAAGGTTGGGTTGAATACTTTCTCAACGGAGTCGCCCGTCAGTCAGAAGATGCTTTAAGTCGCATCAAGCGAATACAGGAAACCGTTGCGAAGTGGAAACAATCCTTTACCCGCAAGGCCGACAAGAATTGTTTGCTGTTGATTGACGATTGCATGGCGAATCCCTTTATGACCGTGAGTGGCGTGGCCAAAAAACACAAGATCGCCTTTCCTACCGCCCAGCGTGCCATCGATAAACTAGAAAAGGCGGGTGTCCTCAAACAGACGAGCGACGCAAAACGAAACCGGATTTATTGCGCTCGAAAGCTTTTGGATATCTTGGATGAGCCGGCGAAGGTGTAAATTTAATACTGCGATTGTTCGAATATGACGGCTTGATTTGCTGTCCTAAAAAACCAGGCCAGCTCTATTAATCTTGTCCACAATCTCATTTAAATATTCTGCTTTCAGTATTTGACCATCCTCGAACTTGTTAAACGACCATTTGATCTTTATGTGTTCGAGTTTCAGGAAAACCAGTTCCACATCTTTTAAGAAGCTATTTAATGATCCTGCAGTAAGAATCGCCCCTGATTTCCAATGCGGAGACACCGGCTTGATTGCAACATCAGCCTTCTTTGCAATCTGAAAAAGGGCCTCGTGAAGGGCATGTAAGTCCGTAGCTTTTAGTACCATGCCAGTGACCATCCCCCATGTTATGTACCAGTTTGAACCAGAGAGTCCCCGTGGTTGATGTTCCATTGTGCCGCATAGTCGGCCGGGGTCTGATAGTCCAGTGAGCTATGTGGGCGCATCTGATTGTACTCGTGACGCCAGTGCTCGATCTTGCGCTGGGCATCCGCGATGTCCGCAAACAGCTCCTGGTTCAAACATTCATCCCGGAACCGGCCATTGAATGATTCCCGGAAGGCATTTTGGACGGGTTTGCCCGGATCAATAAAATCGAGTTGCACACCGTGTGTCGTCGCCCAATCCTCCATGGCCAAGCAGGTAAATTCTGGACCGTTATCCATGACGATGTTCGTGGGATAGCCCCGCGGTGCCGCAATGCGGTCAAGTAGAGCGATGACATGGACACCGCGAATCGATCGCGCCACGTCGATCGCCAATGCCTCCCGTGTGCAATCATCACCCAGGGTAAAACACTTGAGCTTCCGTCCGTCACGACACTGGTCATGGACAAAGTCCATGGACCAGCGTTCGTTGGGTCGCGACGGCGGTGGCATCACGAGGCGGACGTGACTCGGCCGTTTCTTCTTGCGCCGCTTGCGCAGACTCAGTCCCAGCTCACGATAATACAGCCGCTCCGTCCGTTTGTGGTTGACCACCAATCCCTCCCGTTTGCAGATCGCATGAATGATCGGGCATCCCCAGCGCACCTTGCGTTCGGCCAAGGTGCGCATGCGCACCCGTAACGCCTCGTCATGCGCGTCGCATCGCCGAGATACGTAGCGCTGACTCGACCGCGCCCTGCCGATGATCTGACAGGCCCGCCGCTCACTGGTCTGATACGTGTCCTGCACGTACCGGACCGCCTCACGCCGTGCGGCAGGCCTTACCAGTTTTTTGAGAGTACATCCTTCACCGCCACCAGCTCTAAGGCTTGGTCGGCGACAATCCGCTTGAGTTGCCGGTTCTCGTCGTCCAGCGCCTTGAGTCGTTTGGCATCACTCACCGTCATCCCGCCGTACTTCTTGCGCCACTCATACAGCGTGGCACTGCTCACGCCGATCTCCCGACTCAGGTCCGCCACGGTCTGCCCCGCCTCCCAACGCTGGAGCACCCCGATGATCTGCTCCTCGGTAAATCGCTTCCGTTTCATCTGTCCTCCTTGCCCATGCTGGGCGTTTAGTGGGGACCGATTCTGGTGGCAACTGGACTAGTTTGTGGGGGGAAGGTCAAACTCATGAAGCGCCCAAGGTCATTAACCATCCTCCGGCAAACTGGAATCTGAAATTCGACCGGTTAGCAAAAGAATGCGGGCTTGATTGCGATCTCGCCAAGGCGTTTGAACAAGTCGACGCGTTTATCAGCGGGCTTCAGCGATAAATTGTTCCTGCGATCCAGGGCGGCCTATTTTCTGACAAATGCAGTTATCCACTGTCCATCCGGCTTAGGGGGGATGGAGGGTGGAGATTATTGAAACACCGTACCAATATCGACGCCTGTTTTGTTCTTGGTCACTGCAGTAATAATATATCGACCAGAGGGCGCGGGAATCGTCACTGTGTAAAAATTATCGGTCTGCAGTTCACTCTGAACCATTCCACCGCCAGTAACTGTCAGAACATTCCCATCGGGTAGCGTTGTGTGTCGAGGACCAGCTTCTACGGAAGCCTGTCTTAGTCCCTCTGCTTTGATTGTCACAACCAATTTGCCTGCATAAGGGGCATTCATTTCAACCGTACGAATCAGATTGTGTGTGCTGTCTGCATTATCTGAATACTTTTCCTCAATTGTTCTGAGTGCAGGGAGTTGC from Deltaproteobacteria bacterium includes:
- a CDS encoding Fic family protein, whose product is MANQSKIHGTNVKCPEGYQAYVPDPLPPPIEWNDRLARHLSDADRLIGQLASIGAALPNPHLLIRPFVRREAVLSSRIEGTQTSLAELFADEAGVETERDRSDLREVENYVKALEYGIKRLKTLPISLRLICEVHEYLMKGVRGNMATPGEFRRSQNWIGIAGCTLQNATYVPPPPHLLIDCLGALEKFFHESALPPLVTIALIHLQFETIHPFLDGNGRVGRLLIILYLVEHGILPSPILYLSAFFEAKRDEYYAHLRAVNENGDWEGWVEYFLNGVARQSEDALSRIKRIQETVAKWKQSFTRKADKNCLLLIDDCMANPFMTVSGVAKKHKIAFPTAQRAIDKLEKAGVLKQTSDAKRNRIYCARKLLDILDEPAKV
- a CDS encoding IS3 family transposase (programmed frameshift), with amino-acid sequence MKRKRFTEEQIIGVLQRWEAGQTVADLSREIGVSSATLYEWRKKYGGMTVSDAKRLKALDDENRQLKRIVADQALELVAVKDVLFKKLVRPAARREAVRYVQDTYQTSERRACQIIGRARSSQRYVSRRCDAHDEALRVRMRTLAERKVRWGCPIIHAICKREGLVVNHKRTERLYYRELGLSLRKRRKKKRPSHVRLVMPPPSRPNERWSMDFVHDQCRDGRKLKCFTLGDDCTREALAIDVARSIRGVHVIALLDRIAAPRGYPTNIVMDNGPEFTCLAMEDWATTHGVQLDFIDPGKPVQNAFRESFNGRFRDECLNQELFADIADAQRKIEHWRHEYNQMRPHSSLDYQTPADYAAQWNINHGDSLVQTGT